Proteins found in one Diorhabda carinulata isolate Delta chromosome 11, icDioCari1.1, whole genome shotgun sequence genomic segment:
- the LOC130899671 gene encoding solute carrier family 26 member 6-like isoform X4 has protein sequence MGLKENILVFNSGNSIMKKDGEKHSALLVERPVYQIEELNRDYEYEKPYHTLKARCRRACNSVNPSAWLKETIPLLSWLPEYNWKKNFSGDIISGITVAIMHIPQGMAYALLGNVPPIIGIYMAFFPVLVYFVFGTSRHVSIGTFAVVCLMTGKVVSQYTTIEIMQNGTQRSLISTGQGEAIPQYTNVQVAITITFTVAMIQLVMYLLRLGMVSQLLSETLVNGFTCASAFQVVGSQLKDFFGLDVGKRRGNFQFPLAVYDAIFAIPKANINAILVSFTSFILLIINNELFKPWLSKRFTIPFPIELVVVVFGTASSYFMNFESNYNITVVGYIPTGLPKPTLPAFELIPDIFLESFIITMVSYTITMSMALIFARKLMYEVDSNQELLALGLSNTVGSFFSCLPITASLSRSMIQQTVGGVTQLVSVVSASILLAIVLWIGPVFETLPKCVLASIIVVALKGMLLQCKSLPRYWRLSRWDAVVWIITFSVTLFIQISYGLAAGVAISLLSIFIQGHKPYTCLLGIVPNTDLYLDIKRYKGAKEIDGVKIFHYSGGLSFASRSSFKELLVKKTELDAAATLRRRAKLTEKGLQDEEELLLKCVILDFSSLTFVDPAGVDFLRSLQDDYKRLNIHMLISGCSGPVFEVMHKCDEVEKKEKKFLIFPTVHDAVLYTQVNVLSKNE, from the exons atgggtttaaaggaaaatattctGGTATTTAATAGCGGAAATAG tATTATGAAAAAAGATGGTGAAAAACATTCAGCTTTACTTGTAGAAAGACCGGTTTACCAAATCGAAGAATTGAATAGAGACTACGAATATGAAAAACCATATCATACAc TAAAAGCTAGATGCAGAAGGGCGTGTAACTCTGTAAATCCCAGTGCCTGGCTTAAGGAGACAATACCTTTATTATCATGGTTACCTGAATAtaattggaagaaaaatttCAGCGGTGATATAATTAGCGGTATTACAGTTGCTATCATGCATATACCTCag GGAATGGCTTATGCACTATTAGGAAACGTACCGCCAATAATAGGAATATATATGGCGTTTTTTCCTGTCttagtatattttgttttcGGTACATCCAGGCACGTTTCTATAG GTACGTTCGCTGTTGTTTGTCTTATGACAGGAAAAGTTGTGAGCCAGTATACTACAATCGAAATAATGCAAAACGGTACGCAAAGGTCGTTAATATCGACTGGTCAAGGGGAAGCCATACCACAATATACAAATGTACAAGTTGCCATAACCATAACATTTACGGTAGCCATGATACAG TTAGTTATGTATCTTTTAAGACTTGGAATGGTTTCGCAACTCTTATCTGAGACTTTGGTAAACGGTTTTACTTGCGCATCGGCGTTTCAAGTAGTAGGATCTCAATTGAAGGATTTCTTCGGATTAGACGTAGGAAAACGAAGAGGAAACTTCCAGTTTCCTTTG gcgGTATACGATGCTATTTTCGCTATACCGAAAGCAAATATTAACGCCATTCTAGTGTCATTCACATCGtttatacttttaataataaacaatgaaTTATTTAAG CCTTGGTTATCTAAAAGATTTACGATACCATTTCCTATCGAACTAGTTGTAGTCGTATTTGGTACAGCGTCAAGTTATTTCATGAATTTCGAATCGAATTATAATATAACAGTCGTAGGGTACATACCAACTGG attACCCAAACCGACTTTACCCGCTTTTGAACTTATACCAGATATTTTCTTGGAATCTTTTATTATAACGATGGTTTCTTACACCATAACCATGTCGATGGCTCTCATATTCGCGCGAAAATTGATGTACGAAGTTGACTCAAATCAAGAACTACTAGCTTTG gGTTTGAGTAATACAGTCGGTTCATTTTTTTCCTGTTTACCAATCACGGCTTCCTTATCGAGATCTATGATACAGCAAACAGTAGGTGGTGTTACGCAACTAGTATCGGTAGTTTCTGCTAGTATCTTATTGGCGATTGTACTTTGGATTGGACCTGTATTTGAGACGTTACCAAAG TGTGTACTAGCTAGTATAATAGTAGTTGCTCTAAAAGGGATGCTTCTTCAATGTAAATCTCTGCCGAGGTATTGGAGATTGAGTAGATGGGATGCCGTCGTCTGGATAATAACATTTTCAGTAACGCTTTTCATTCAAATAAGTTACGGTTTAGCAGCCGGTGTCGCCATCTCTTTATTAAGTATCTTCATACAAGGTCACAAACCGTACACTTGCCTTTTGGGAATCGTACCCAATACAGATTTATACCTCGATATCAAGAGATATAAAGGG GCTAAAGAAATAGACGGCGTCAAGATTTTCCATTATTCCGGCGGTTTGAGTTTCGCTTCGAGATCGAGTTTTAAGGAATTACTCGTTAAGAAAACCGAACTTGACGCTGCGGCTACGTTGAGAAGAAGAGCGAAATTAACCGAAAAAGGATTGCAAGACGAAGAGGAACTTTTATTGAAATGTGTAATCTTGGATTTTTCCAGTCTCACTTTCGTCGATCCAGCCGGCGTAGATTTTCTCAGGAGTTTACAAGATGACTATAAACGGTTAAACATCCACATGTTGATTTCCGGATGTTCAG GACCAGTGTTTGAGGTTATGCACAAATGTGATGAAGttgagaaaaaagaaaagaaatttttgattttcccTACTGTCCATGACGCAGTATTATATACGCAAGTTAACGTTCTAagtaaaaatgaatga
- the LOC130899671 gene encoding solute carrier family 26 member 6-like isoform X2, whose translation MSSTDPIMTHPYVLRRKHNFCIMKKDGEKHSALLVERPVYQIEELNRDYEYEKPYHTLKARCRRACNSVNPSAWLKETIPLLSWLPEYNWKKNFSGDIISGITVAIMHIPQGMAYALLGNVPPIIGIYMAFFPVLVYFVFGTSRHVSIGTFAVVCLMTGKVVSQYTTIEIMQNGTQRSLISTGQGEAIPQYTNVQVAITITFTVAMIQLVMYLLRLGMVSQLLSETLVNGFTCASAFQVVGSQLKDFFGLDVGKRRGNFQFPLAVYDAIFAIPKANINAILVSFTSFILLIINNELFKPWLSKRFTIPFPIELVVVVFGTASSYFMNFESNYNITVVGYIPTGLPKPTLPAFELIPDIFLESFIITMVSYTITMSMALIFARKLMYEVDSNQELLALGLSNTVGSFFSCLPITASLSRSMIQQTVGGVTQLVSVVSASILLAIVLWIGPVFETLPKCVLASIIVVALKGMLLQCKSLPRYWRLSRWDAVVWIITFSVTLFIQISYGLAAGVAISLLSIFIQGHKPYTCLLGIVPNTDLYLDIKRYKGAKEIDGVKIFHYSGGLSFASRSSFKELLVKKTELDAAATLRRRAKLTEKGLQDEEELLLKCVILDFSSLTFVDPAGVDFLRSLQDDYKRLNIHMLISGCSGPVFEVMHKCDEVEKKEKKFLIFPTVHDAVLYTQVNVLSKNE comes from the exons ATGTCGTCGACTGATCCGATCATGACTCATCCTTACGTTTTAAGACGTAAACACAATTTCTG tATTATGAAAAAAGATGGTGAAAAACATTCAGCTTTACTTGTAGAAAGACCGGTTTACCAAATCGAAGAATTGAATAGAGACTACGAATATGAAAAACCATATCATACAc TAAAAGCTAGATGCAGAAGGGCGTGTAACTCTGTAAATCCCAGTGCCTGGCTTAAGGAGACAATACCTTTATTATCATGGTTACCTGAATAtaattggaagaaaaatttCAGCGGTGATATAATTAGCGGTATTACAGTTGCTATCATGCATATACCTCag GGAATGGCTTATGCACTATTAGGAAACGTACCGCCAATAATAGGAATATATATGGCGTTTTTTCCTGTCttagtatattttgttttcGGTACATCCAGGCACGTTTCTATAG GTACGTTCGCTGTTGTTTGTCTTATGACAGGAAAAGTTGTGAGCCAGTATACTACAATCGAAATAATGCAAAACGGTACGCAAAGGTCGTTAATATCGACTGGTCAAGGGGAAGCCATACCACAATATACAAATGTACAAGTTGCCATAACCATAACATTTACGGTAGCCATGATACAG TTAGTTATGTATCTTTTAAGACTTGGAATGGTTTCGCAACTCTTATCTGAGACTTTGGTAAACGGTTTTACTTGCGCATCGGCGTTTCAAGTAGTAGGATCTCAATTGAAGGATTTCTTCGGATTAGACGTAGGAAAACGAAGAGGAAACTTCCAGTTTCCTTTG gcgGTATACGATGCTATTTTCGCTATACCGAAAGCAAATATTAACGCCATTCTAGTGTCATTCACATCGtttatacttttaataataaacaatgaaTTATTTAAG CCTTGGTTATCTAAAAGATTTACGATACCATTTCCTATCGAACTAGTTGTAGTCGTATTTGGTACAGCGTCAAGTTATTTCATGAATTTCGAATCGAATTATAATATAACAGTCGTAGGGTACATACCAACTGG attACCCAAACCGACTTTACCCGCTTTTGAACTTATACCAGATATTTTCTTGGAATCTTTTATTATAACGATGGTTTCTTACACCATAACCATGTCGATGGCTCTCATATTCGCGCGAAAATTGATGTACGAAGTTGACTCAAATCAAGAACTACTAGCTTTG gGTTTGAGTAATACAGTCGGTTCATTTTTTTCCTGTTTACCAATCACGGCTTCCTTATCGAGATCTATGATACAGCAAACAGTAGGTGGTGTTACGCAACTAGTATCGGTAGTTTCTGCTAGTATCTTATTGGCGATTGTACTTTGGATTGGACCTGTATTTGAGACGTTACCAAAG TGTGTACTAGCTAGTATAATAGTAGTTGCTCTAAAAGGGATGCTTCTTCAATGTAAATCTCTGCCGAGGTATTGGAGATTGAGTAGATGGGATGCCGTCGTCTGGATAATAACATTTTCAGTAACGCTTTTCATTCAAATAAGTTACGGTTTAGCAGCCGGTGTCGCCATCTCTTTATTAAGTATCTTCATACAAGGTCACAAACCGTACACTTGCCTTTTGGGAATCGTACCCAATACAGATTTATACCTCGATATCAAGAGATATAAAGGG GCTAAAGAAATAGACGGCGTCAAGATTTTCCATTATTCCGGCGGTTTGAGTTTCGCTTCGAGATCGAGTTTTAAGGAATTACTCGTTAAGAAAACCGAACTTGACGCTGCGGCTACGTTGAGAAGAAGAGCGAAATTAACCGAAAAAGGATTGCAAGACGAAGAGGAACTTTTATTGAAATGTGTAATCTTGGATTTTTCCAGTCTCACTTTCGTCGATCCAGCCGGCGTAGATTTTCTCAGGAGTTTACAAGATGACTATAAACGGTTAAACATCCACATGTTGATTTCCGGATGTTCAG GACCAGTGTTTGAGGTTATGCACAAATGTGATGAAGttgagaaaaaagaaaagaaatttttgattttcccTACTGTCCATGACGCAGTATTATATACGCAAGTTAACGTTCTAagtaaaaatgaatga
- the LOC130899671 gene encoding solute carrier family 26 member 6-like isoform X1: protein MVKLRETHKKERKPLLMRKTFQSYSSIMKKDGEKHSALLVERPVYQIEELNRDYEYEKPYHTLKARCRRACNSVNPSAWLKETIPLLSWLPEYNWKKNFSGDIISGITVAIMHIPQGMAYALLGNVPPIIGIYMAFFPVLVYFVFGTSRHVSIGTFAVVCLMTGKVVSQYTTIEIMQNGTQRSLISTGQGEAIPQYTNVQVAITITFTVAMIQLVMYLLRLGMVSQLLSETLVNGFTCASAFQVVGSQLKDFFGLDVGKRRGNFQFPLAVYDAIFAIPKANINAILVSFTSFILLIINNELFKPWLSKRFTIPFPIELVVVVFGTASSYFMNFESNYNITVVGYIPTGLPKPTLPAFELIPDIFLESFIITMVSYTITMSMALIFARKLMYEVDSNQELLALGLSNTVGSFFSCLPITASLSRSMIQQTVGGVTQLVSVVSASILLAIVLWIGPVFETLPKCVLASIIVVALKGMLLQCKSLPRYWRLSRWDAVVWIITFSVTLFIQISYGLAAGVAISLLSIFIQGHKPYTCLLGIVPNTDLYLDIKRYKGAKEIDGVKIFHYSGGLSFASRSSFKELLVKKTELDAAATLRRRAKLTEKGLQDEEELLLKCVILDFSSLTFVDPAGVDFLRSLQDDYKRLNIHMLISGCSGPVFEVMHKCDEVEKKEKKFLIFPTVHDAVLYTQVNVLSKNE from the exons atggtAAAACTACGCGAAACTCACAAAAAGGAAAGGAAACCCCTGTTAATGAGGAAAACCTTCCAATCTTACTCAAG tATTATGAAAAAAGATGGTGAAAAACATTCAGCTTTACTTGTAGAAAGACCGGTTTACCAAATCGAAGAATTGAATAGAGACTACGAATATGAAAAACCATATCATACAc TAAAAGCTAGATGCAGAAGGGCGTGTAACTCTGTAAATCCCAGTGCCTGGCTTAAGGAGACAATACCTTTATTATCATGGTTACCTGAATAtaattggaagaaaaatttCAGCGGTGATATAATTAGCGGTATTACAGTTGCTATCATGCATATACCTCag GGAATGGCTTATGCACTATTAGGAAACGTACCGCCAATAATAGGAATATATATGGCGTTTTTTCCTGTCttagtatattttgttttcGGTACATCCAGGCACGTTTCTATAG GTACGTTCGCTGTTGTTTGTCTTATGACAGGAAAAGTTGTGAGCCAGTATACTACAATCGAAATAATGCAAAACGGTACGCAAAGGTCGTTAATATCGACTGGTCAAGGGGAAGCCATACCACAATATACAAATGTACAAGTTGCCATAACCATAACATTTACGGTAGCCATGATACAG TTAGTTATGTATCTTTTAAGACTTGGAATGGTTTCGCAACTCTTATCTGAGACTTTGGTAAACGGTTTTACTTGCGCATCGGCGTTTCAAGTAGTAGGATCTCAATTGAAGGATTTCTTCGGATTAGACGTAGGAAAACGAAGAGGAAACTTCCAGTTTCCTTTG gcgGTATACGATGCTATTTTCGCTATACCGAAAGCAAATATTAACGCCATTCTAGTGTCATTCACATCGtttatacttttaataataaacaatgaaTTATTTAAG CCTTGGTTATCTAAAAGATTTACGATACCATTTCCTATCGAACTAGTTGTAGTCGTATTTGGTACAGCGTCAAGTTATTTCATGAATTTCGAATCGAATTATAATATAACAGTCGTAGGGTACATACCAACTGG attACCCAAACCGACTTTACCCGCTTTTGAACTTATACCAGATATTTTCTTGGAATCTTTTATTATAACGATGGTTTCTTACACCATAACCATGTCGATGGCTCTCATATTCGCGCGAAAATTGATGTACGAAGTTGACTCAAATCAAGAACTACTAGCTTTG gGTTTGAGTAATACAGTCGGTTCATTTTTTTCCTGTTTACCAATCACGGCTTCCTTATCGAGATCTATGATACAGCAAACAGTAGGTGGTGTTACGCAACTAGTATCGGTAGTTTCTGCTAGTATCTTATTGGCGATTGTACTTTGGATTGGACCTGTATTTGAGACGTTACCAAAG TGTGTACTAGCTAGTATAATAGTAGTTGCTCTAAAAGGGATGCTTCTTCAATGTAAATCTCTGCCGAGGTATTGGAGATTGAGTAGATGGGATGCCGTCGTCTGGATAATAACATTTTCAGTAACGCTTTTCATTCAAATAAGTTACGGTTTAGCAGCCGGTGTCGCCATCTCTTTATTAAGTATCTTCATACAAGGTCACAAACCGTACACTTGCCTTTTGGGAATCGTACCCAATACAGATTTATACCTCGATATCAAGAGATATAAAGGG GCTAAAGAAATAGACGGCGTCAAGATTTTCCATTATTCCGGCGGTTTGAGTTTCGCTTCGAGATCGAGTTTTAAGGAATTACTCGTTAAGAAAACCGAACTTGACGCTGCGGCTACGTTGAGAAGAAGAGCGAAATTAACCGAAAAAGGATTGCAAGACGAAGAGGAACTTTTATTGAAATGTGTAATCTTGGATTTTTCCAGTCTCACTTTCGTCGATCCAGCCGGCGTAGATTTTCTCAGGAGTTTACAAGATGACTATAAACGGTTAAACATCCACATGTTGATTTCCGGATGTTCAG GACCAGTGTTTGAGGTTATGCACAAATGTGATGAAGttgagaaaaaagaaaagaaatttttgattttcccTACTGTCCATGACGCAGTATTATATACGCAAGTTAACGTTCTAagtaaaaatgaatga
- the LOC130899671 gene encoding solute carrier family 26 member 6-like isoform X3 yields MGLKDRNILTFTANQSIMKKDGEKHSALLVERPVYQIEELNRDYEYEKPYHTLKARCRRACNSVNPSAWLKETIPLLSWLPEYNWKKNFSGDIISGITVAIMHIPQGMAYALLGNVPPIIGIYMAFFPVLVYFVFGTSRHVSIGTFAVVCLMTGKVVSQYTTIEIMQNGTQRSLISTGQGEAIPQYTNVQVAITITFTVAMIQLVMYLLRLGMVSQLLSETLVNGFTCASAFQVVGSQLKDFFGLDVGKRRGNFQFPLAVYDAIFAIPKANINAILVSFTSFILLIINNELFKPWLSKRFTIPFPIELVVVVFGTASSYFMNFESNYNITVVGYIPTGLPKPTLPAFELIPDIFLESFIITMVSYTITMSMALIFARKLMYEVDSNQELLALGLSNTVGSFFSCLPITASLSRSMIQQTVGGVTQLVSVVSASILLAIVLWIGPVFETLPKCVLASIIVVALKGMLLQCKSLPRYWRLSRWDAVVWIITFSVTLFIQISYGLAAGVAISLLSIFIQGHKPYTCLLGIVPNTDLYLDIKRYKGAKEIDGVKIFHYSGGLSFASRSSFKELLVKKTELDAAATLRRRAKLTEKGLQDEEELLLKCVILDFSSLTFVDPAGVDFLRSLQDDYKRLNIHMLISGCSGPVFEVMHKCDEVEKKEKKFLIFPTVHDAVLYTQVNVLSKNE; encoded by the exons ATGGGTTTAAAAGATAGGAACATCTTAACTTTTACTGCCAATCAAAG tATTATGAAAAAAGATGGTGAAAAACATTCAGCTTTACTTGTAGAAAGACCGGTTTACCAAATCGAAGAATTGAATAGAGACTACGAATATGAAAAACCATATCATACAc TAAAAGCTAGATGCAGAAGGGCGTGTAACTCTGTAAATCCCAGTGCCTGGCTTAAGGAGACAATACCTTTATTATCATGGTTACCTGAATAtaattggaagaaaaatttCAGCGGTGATATAATTAGCGGTATTACAGTTGCTATCATGCATATACCTCag GGAATGGCTTATGCACTATTAGGAAACGTACCGCCAATAATAGGAATATATATGGCGTTTTTTCCTGTCttagtatattttgttttcGGTACATCCAGGCACGTTTCTATAG GTACGTTCGCTGTTGTTTGTCTTATGACAGGAAAAGTTGTGAGCCAGTATACTACAATCGAAATAATGCAAAACGGTACGCAAAGGTCGTTAATATCGACTGGTCAAGGGGAAGCCATACCACAATATACAAATGTACAAGTTGCCATAACCATAACATTTACGGTAGCCATGATACAG TTAGTTATGTATCTTTTAAGACTTGGAATGGTTTCGCAACTCTTATCTGAGACTTTGGTAAACGGTTTTACTTGCGCATCGGCGTTTCAAGTAGTAGGATCTCAATTGAAGGATTTCTTCGGATTAGACGTAGGAAAACGAAGAGGAAACTTCCAGTTTCCTTTG gcgGTATACGATGCTATTTTCGCTATACCGAAAGCAAATATTAACGCCATTCTAGTGTCATTCACATCGtttatacttttaataataaacaatgaaTTATTTAAG CCTTGGTTATCTAAAAGATTTACGATACCATTTCCTATCGAACTAGTTGTAGTCGTATTTGGTACAGCGTCAAGTTATTTCATGAATTTCGAATCGAATTATAATATAACAGTCGTAGGGTACATACCAACTGG attACCCAAACCGACTTTACCCGCTTTTGAACTTATACCAGATATTTTCTTGGAATCTTTTATTATAACGATGGTTTCTTACACCATAACCATGTCGATGGCTCTCATATTCGCGCGAAAATTGATGTACGAAGTTGACTCAAATCAAGAACTACTAGCTTTG gGTTTGAGTAATACAGTCGGTTCATTTTTTTCCTGTTTACCAATCACGGCTTCCTTATCGAGATCTATGATACAGCAAACAGTAGGTGGTGTTACGCAACTAGTATCGGTAGTTTCTGCTAGTATCTTATTGGCGATTGTACTTTGGATTGGACCTGTATTTGAGACGTTACCAAAG TGTGTACTAGCTAGTATAATAGTAGTTGCTCTAAAAGGGATGCTTCTTCAATGTAAATCTCTGCCGAGGTATTGGAGATTGAGTAGATGGGATGCCGTCGTCTGGATAATAACATTTTCAGTAACGCTTTTCATTCAAATAAGTTACGGTTTAGCAGCCGGTGTCGCCATCTCTTTATTAAGTATCTTCATACAAGGTCACAAACCGTACACTTGCCTTTTGGGAATCGTACCCAATACAGATTTATACCTCGATATCAAGAGATATAAAGGG GCTAAAGAAATAGACGGCGTCAAGATTTTCCATTATTCCGGCGGTTTGAGTTTCGCTTCGAGATCGAGTTTTAAGGAATTACTCGTTAAGAAAACCGAACTTGACGCTGCGGCTACGTTGAGAAGAAGAGCGAAATTAACCGAAAAAGGATTGCAAGACGAAGAGGAACTTTTATTGAAATGTGTAATCTTGGATTTTTCCAGTCTCACTTTCGTCGATCCAGCCGGCGTAGATTTTCTCAGGAGTTTACAAGATGACTATAAACGGTTAAACATCCACATGTTGATTTCCGGATGTTCAG GACCAGTGTTTGAGGTTATGCACAAATGTGATGAAGttgagaaaaaagaaaagaaatttttgattttcccTACTGTCCATGACGCAGTATTATATACGCAAGTTAACGTTCTAagtaaaaatgaatga
- the LOC130899671 gene encoding solute carrier family 26 member 6-like isoform X5, which produces MKKDGEKHSALLVERPVYQIEELNRDYEYEKPYHTLKARCRRACNSVNPSAWLKETIPLLSWLPEYNWKKNFSGDIISGITVAIMHIPQGMAYALLGNVPPIIGIYMAFFPVLVYFVFGTSRHVSIGTFAVVCLMTGKVVSQYTTIEIMQNGTQRSLISTGQGEAIPQYTNVQVAITITFTVAMIQLVMYLLRLGMVSQLLSETLVNGFTCASAFQVVGSQLKDFFGLDVGKRRGNFQFPLAVYDAIFAIPKANINAILVSFTSFILLIINNELFKPWLSKRFTIPFPIELVVVVFGTASSYFMNFESNYNITVVGYIPTGLPKPTLPAFELIPDIFLESFIITMVSYTITMSMALIFARKLMYEVDSNQELLALGLSNTVGSFFSCLPITASLSRSMIQQTVGGVTQLVSVVSASILLAIVLWIGPVFETLPKCVLASIIVVALKGMLLQCKSLPRYWRLSRWDAVVWIITFSVTLFIQISYGLAAGVAISLLSIFIQGHKPYTCLLGIVPNTDLYLDIKRYKGAKEIDGVKIFHYSGGLSFASRSSFKELLVKKTELDAAATLRRRAKLTEKGLQDEEELLLKCVILDFSSLTFVDPAGVDFLRSLQDDYKRLNIHMLISGCSGPVFEVMHKCDEVEKKEKKFLIFPTVHDAVLYTQVNVLSKNE; this is translated from the exons ATGAAAAAAGATGGTGAAAAACATTCAGCTTTACTTGTAGAAAGACCGGTTTACCAAATCGAAGAATTGAATAGAGACTACGAATATGAAAAACCATATCATACAc TAAAAGCTAGATGCAGAAGGGCGTGTAACTCTGTAAATCCCAGTGCCTGGCTTAAGGAGACAATACCTTTATTATCATGGTTACCTGAATAtaattggaagaaaaatttCAGCGGTGATATAATTAGCGGTATTACAGTTGCTATCATGCATATACCTCag GGAATGGCTTATGCACTATTAGGAAACGTACCGCCAATAATAGGAATATATATGGCGTTTTTTCCTGTCttagtatattttgttttcGGTACATCCAGGCACGTTTCTATAG GTACGTTCGCTGTTGTTTGTCTTATGACAGGAAAAGTTGTGAGCCAGTATACTACAATCGAAATAATGCAAAACGGTACGCAAAGGTCGTTAATATCGACTGGTCAAGGGGAAGCCATACCACAATATACAAATGTACAAGTTGCCATAACCATAACATTTACGGTAGCCATGATACAG TTAGTTATGTATCTTTTAAGACTTGGAATGGTTTCGCAACTCTTATCTGAGACTTTGGTAAACGGTTTTACTTGCGCATCGGCGTTTCAAGTAGTAGGATCTCAATTGAAGGATTTCTTCGGATTAGACGTAGGAAAACGAAGAGGAAACTTCCAGTTTCCTTTG gcgGTATACGATGCTATTTTCGCTATACCGAAAGCAAATATTAACGCCATTCTAGTGTCATTCACATCGtttatacttttaataataaacaatgaaTTATTTAAG CCTTGGTTATCTAAAAGATTTACGATACCATTTCCTATCGAACTAGTTGTAGTCGTATTTGGTACAGCGTCAAGTTATTTCATGAATTTCGAATCGAATTATAATATAACAGTCGTAGGGTACATACCAACTGG attACCCAAACCGACTTTACCCGCTTTTGAACTTATACCAGATATTTTCTTGGAATCTTTTATTATAACGATGGTTTCTTACACCATAACCATGTCGATGGCTCTCATATTCGCGCGAAAATTGATGTACGAAGTTGACTCAAATCAAGAACTACTAGCTTTG gGTTTGAGTAATACAGTCGGTTCATTTTTTTCCTGTTTACCAATCACGGCTTCCTTATCGAGATCTATGATACAGCAAACAGTAGGTGGTGTTACGCAACTAGTATCGGTAGTTTCTGCTAGTATCTTATTGGCGATTGTACTTTGGATTGGACCTGTATTTGAGACGTTACCAAAG TGTGTACTAGCTAGTATAATAGTAGTTGCTCTAAAAGGGATGCTTCTTCAATGTAAATCTCTGCCGAGGTATTGGAGATTGAGTAGATGGGATGCCGTCGTCTGGATAATAACATTTTCAGTAACGCTTTTCATTCAAATAAGTTACGGTTTAGCAGCCGGTGTCGCCATCTCTTTATTAAGTATCTTCATACAAGGTCACAAACCGTACACTTGCCTTTTGGGAATCGTACCCAATACAGATTTATACCTCGATATCAAGAGATATAAAGGG GCTAAAGAAATAGACGGCGTCAAGATTTTCCATTATTCCGGCGGTTTGAGTTTCGCTTCGAGATCGAGTTTTAAGGAATTACTCGTTAAGAAAACCGAACTTGACGCTGCGGCTACGTTGAGAAGAAGAGCGAAATTAACCGAAAAAGGATTGCAAGACGAAGAGGAACTTTTATTGAAATGTGTAATCTTGGATTTTTCCAGTCTCACTTTCGTCGATCCAGCCGGCGTAGATTTTCTCAGGAGTTTACAAGATGACTATAAACGGTTAAACATCCACATGTTGATTTCCGGATGTTCAG GACCAGTGTTTGAGGTTATGCACAAATGTGATGAAGttgagaaaaaagaaaagaaatttttgattttcccTACTGTCCATGACGCAGTATTATATACGCAAGTTAACGTTCTAagtaaaaatgaatga